One segment of bacterium DNA contains the following:
- a CDS encoding SEC-C domain-containing protein, producing the protein MTDQVSVSRNRPCPCGSGKKYKHCCELRRKTQQAAKQRFKKIWKVSAVVAGLLLVLYGIYQIPAGNRNPSTPFYAVADLKEIDFSKLPGEKTEKILKKINSEFCTCGCRLTLAQCVATDKTCPIRSGNISLIQNLVSREGG; encoded by the coding sequence ATGACAGATCAGGTAAGCGTATCACGGAACAGGCCGTGTCCTTGTGGCTCAGGAAAGAAATACAAACACTGCTGTGAATTGCGCAGGAAGACACAGCAGGCGGCAAAGCAGCGCTTCAAAAAGATCTGGAAAGTATCGGCAGTGGTTGCAGGATTGCTGTTGGTCCTGTACGGAATATATCAGATACCTGCAGGCAACCGGAATCCGAGCACTCCTTTCTACGCGGTTGCGGATCTTAAGGAAATCGATTTTTCGAAACTGCCCGGTGAAAAGACAGAAAAAATATTGAAAAAGATTAATTCGGAGTTCTGCACGTGCGGATGCCGCTTGACGCTGGCACAGTGCGTTGCCACAGACAAGACTTGCCCGATTCGAAGCGGAAACATCTCTCTAATCCAGAATCTTGTATCGAGAGAAGGCGGATGA